In a single window of the Anguilla rostrata isolate EN2019 chromosome 6, ASM1855537v3, whole genome shotgun sequence genome:
- the LOC135258250 gene encoding LOW QUALITY PROTEIN: insulin receptor substrate 1-B-like (The sequence of the model RefSeq protein was modified relative to this genomic sequence to represent the inferred CDS: inserted 2 bases in 1 codon) has translation MANPAADQGFSDVRKVGYLRKPKSMHKRFFVLRIASVSGPSRLEYYENEKKWRHKSVAPRRSIPLESCFNINKRADSKNKYLVALYTKEEYFAVAAECEQEQDLWYQALVDLHNRGKRHGPAPGGGSSSGSVGGGTGGGDYGAEAAPGPAFREVWQVVLKPKGLGHAKNLTGIYRLCLTSKTISLVKLNSDAAAVVLQLMNVRRCGHSESFFFVEVGRSAATGPGEFWMQVEDSVVAQNMHETLLEAMKAMSEELRPRGKGQPSSKCSTPISVPLRRQHHHGHPPPSQVGLGRRSRTESAAAASPAAPGRQARSFRVRASSDGEGTISRPASADGSPASPSLARASSQRRGAPGARLHPPLAHSRSIPAPSSAASPASLSSSGTSGHGSASDCAYPRRASATPSGSPSDGGFVSSDEYGSSPCDLRGPSFRSATPDSSLGHTPPPARDEELSDYICMARPGQQAAVATATAPGGHSPDRARPRRRSPPRLEDLGESFRKRTRTPPLAAPPVCHQKTPSQSPAVSLDEYAAMTPAHGHPDFPPANAYPEETLDVHTEGGGARLGSGVGMGARLGDDGYMPMSPGVAPASSRKGDDYVPMSPKTVSAPQQILGPRSRCRLDSSGYVMMSPSASCSPENGGSGGGGECAKAWSGVGGAEGRAGGGADXPQRGRARTGTTPPLDRYLNPPPAAEEAPPRPAAGSCYHSLPRSFRHAPRKQAPLRRTAPGPGRPAYPDSSSSSASSDSLGAQDSPGGPPPRGTGRETGGPRAHPTRLSPDCARASTLPRAQDSPSPSPSPGPPSPGEYVSMEFGDGPFCARLPASFLAPEFAEDGGPLEGCTPRPSGYGTVQLEAGRTRPGFEGVDFALEGPVPLVPGTGHALSAFSRVRPSPDQNRGARLVRVDPQARQRHGSGSFGPGSGGGTVRSLLQASPEDTRLRACAPFEEAWPVGEAGCGRRERVPVAGAASSSSSFSSTSARDLNYMDLDLGRAVKQPEWSFLRPRSPLSPSQRPAQEGSGYASVSFQRRERGNGDPAHREE, from the exons ATGGCAAATCCAGCTGCAGACCAGGGTTTTTCCGACGTGAGAAAGGTGGGTTATTTAAGGAAACCCAAAAGCATGCACAAGAGGTTTTTCGTCCTGCGGATCGCCAGTGTCTCTGGGCCGTCCCGGCTGGAATACTACGAAAACGAGAAAAAATGGAGACACAAATCCGTAGCTCCCAGGAGGTCGATTCCACTGGAGAGTTGCTTCAACATTAACAAGAGAGCCGACTCGAAGAACAAGTATCTGGTGGCGCTGTACACCAAGGAGGAATATTTTGCCGTGGCGGCCGAGTGCGAACAGGAGCAGGACCTGTGGTACCAGGCGCTGGTCGACCTGCACAACAGAGGTAAGCGTCACGGGCCCGCcccgggggggggcagcagcagcggcagcgtCGGCGGCGGGACGGGCGGGGGCGACTATGGGGCGGAGGCTGCCCCGGGACCGGCCTTCAGGGAGGTGTGGCAGGTCGTTCTGAAGCCGAAGGGACTGGGGCACGCCAAGAACCTGACGGGGATCTACCGCCTGTGCCTGACGAGCAAGACCATCAGCCTGGTGAAGCTGAACTCGGACGCGGCGGCGGTGGTGCTGCAGCTGATGAACGTGCGCCGCTGCGGCCACTCGGAGAGCTTCTTCTTCGTGGAGGTGGGCCGGTCGGCGGCGACGGGGCCCGGCGAGTTCTGGATGCAGGTGGAGGACTCGGTGGTGGCGCAGAACATGCACGAGACCCTCCTGGAGGCCATGAAGGCCATGAGCGAGGAGCTCCGCCCCCGGGGCAAGGGCCAGCCGTCCTCCAAGTGCTCCACCCCCATCTCCGTGCCGCTCCGGCGGCAGCACCACCACGGCCACCCGCCCCCGAGCCAGGTGGGGCTGGGCCGGAGGTCCCGGACGGAGAGCGCCGCGGCGGCCTCGCCCGCCGCCCCGGGGAGGCAGGCGCGCTCGTTTCGGGTGCGGGCGTCCAGCGACGGCGAGGGCACCATATCCCGGCCGGCGTCGGCGGACGGCAGCCCCGCCAGCCCCAGCCTGGCGCGGGCGTCCTCGCAGCGGCGCGGGGCCCCCGGCGCCCGCCTCCACCCGCCCCTCGCCCACAGCCGCTCCATCCCCGCGCCCTCCTCCGCCGCCAGCCCCGCCAGCCTCTCCTCCAGCGGCACCAGCGGGCACGGCTCGGCCTCGGACTGCGCGTACCCGCGCCGTGCCAGCGCCACCCCCTCCGGCTCGCCCAGCGACGGCGGCTTCGTCTCGTCCGACGAGTACGGCTCCAGCCCCTGCGACCTCCGGGGGCCGTCCTTCCGCAGCGCCACGCCCGACTCCTCCCTCGGCCACACCCCTCCGCCCGCCCGGGACGAGGAGCTGAGCGACTACATCTGCATGGCACGGCCCGGCCAGCAGGCCgcggtcgccacggcgaccgcgCCCGGCGGCCACAGCCCCGACCGCGCCCGTCCGCGCCGCCGGTCGCCCCCGCGCCTGGAGGACCTGGGGGAGAGCTTCCGGAAGCGGACGCGCACCCCACCCCTTGCCGCCCCGCCCGTCTGCCACCAGAAGACCCCCTCCCAGTCCCCCGCCGTCTCGCTGGACGAGTACGCGGCCATGACGCCGGCGCACGGGCACCCCGACTTCCCGCCCGCAAACGCGTACCCCGAGGAGACGTTGGATGTGCACACGGAGGGCGGGGGCGCTAGGTTAGGGTCGGGGGTAGGGATGGGCGCTAGGCTGGGGGACGACGGCTACATGCCCATGTCGCCAGGCGTGGCCCCCGCCTCGTCCCGCAAGGGCGACGACTACGTGCCCATGAGCCCCAAAACCGTGTCGGCCCCCCAGCAGATCCTGGGCCCCCGCTCTCGCTGCCGGCTGGACTCCAGCGGCTAcgtgatgatgtcacccagCGCCAGCTGCTCCCCGGAGAACGGCGGCAGCGGTGGCGGCGGCGAATGCGCCAAGGCCTGGAgcggagtgggcggggccgagggccgggctgggggcggggccga cCCCCAGAGGGGAAGGGCACGTACGGGGACTACTCCGCCGCTGGACCGCTACCTCAACCCGCCGCCGGCTGCAGAGGAGGCCCCGCCCAGGCCCGCGGCGGGCTCCTGCTACCATTCGCTGCCCCGCTCCTTCAGACACGCCCCCAGGAAGCAGGCCCCGCTGAGGAGGACGGCGCCTGGCCCCGGCCGGCCCGCCTACCCggactcctcctcttcctccgccaGCAGCGACAGCCTGGGCGCGCAGGACTCGCCGGGGGGGCCGCCGCCCCGCGGGACGGGCCGGGAGACGGGGGGCCCCCGGGCGCACCCGACGCGCCTCTCCCCGGACTGCGCCAGGGCCAGCACCCTCCCGCGAGCGCAggacagcccctccccctccccctccccggggCCCCCCAGCCCAGGAGAGTACGTCAGCATGGAGTTTGGGGACGGGCCCTTCtgcgcccgcctgcccgcctcGTTTCTTGCTCCCGAGTTCGCCGAGGACGGGGGCCCCCTCGAGGGGTGCACACCGCGCCCCTCTGGGTACGGGACCGTGCAGCTGGAGGCCGGCCGGACCCGTCCCGGGTTCGAGGGGGTTGACTTCGCCCTGGAAGGTCCGGTGCCACTGGTCCCCGGTACCGGGCACGCGCTGAGTGCCTTCAGCAGGGTGCGCCCCAGCCCGGACCAGAACCGGGGCGCCAGGCTGGTCCGGGTCGACCCCCAGGCCCGACAGCGGCACGGCTCCGGATCCTTCGGGCCGGGGTCTGGGGGCGGGACGGTCCGGTCCCTGCTCCAGGCCAGTCCGGAGGACACCAGACTGCGCGCCTGCGCGCCCTTCGAGGAGGCGTGGCCAGTCGGCGAAGCGGGCTGCGGGAGACGGGAGCGGGTGCCTGTTGCTGGTgccgcctcttcctcctcctccttctcctctacCTCGGCCCGCGATCTGAACTACATGGACCTGGACCTGGGGAGGGCTGTGAAGCAGCCCGAGTGGAGCTTCCTCCGGCCCAGGAGCCCCCTCTCGCCCAGCCAGCGTCCCGCGCAGGAGGGGAGCGGCTACGCCAGCGTTAGCTTTCAGAGGCGGGAGCGCGGGAACGGCGACCCTGCGCACCGGGAGG